In the genome of Mogibacterium neglectum, the window CGACCGTGCTATCAATTGCAGGTAGTGATCCGAGCGGCGGAGCGGGTATTCAGGGAGATATCAAGACTATATTTGCCGAGTGTTGCTACGGTATGGCGGCTATTACAGGCCTTACTGCGCAGAATACCAAGGGCGTGTCGGCGGTTATGCCGGTGACTGCAGACTTTCTTAGGAAACAAATTGAAGAGATACTGCGAGACATACGTCCGGATGCAATAAAAATTGGCATGATTGTTACGGCTGCACAGGTCGATATAATAGCGAATTTAATTAAGCGCTATAGCCTTGAAAATGTAATCGTTGACCCCGTAATCGCTCCGACAAGTGGAGTGGAATTTGCGAGTGAAGAAGTGATGAAATCCTTAATCGAGAAGCTCTTTCCTCTATCGACGCTCGTGACACCTAACCTGCCAGAAGCTAAGAGAATATATGAGATTATAGAATATCAAAAACTTCAGTTGAAAGATGATGGGCAGCTGCAATCTCAATTTAAAATTCAATCGCAGTCGCAAACACAGATTCATGGGAAAGCAGTAAATCTATCAGCGTCTGAACTAGCATGCTCCATAGGCCGAAGCTGTGGCTGTAATGTGCTCATCAAAGGCGGTCATGCTGAAGGTTGTAGTGCTACGGATTATCTGTGGACTGCTAGTGATGAGAATATGATAGGATGCACTGCTGAATTCAAAGGCGATAGGGTAGAGACAACAAGTTCACATGGTACGGGATGCGCTCTATCCAGCTCAATAGCAGCAAATATGGCGAAAGAGCACACGCTTGAAACCGCAATAGATAGGGGCAAGGAATACGTGACAGCAGCTCTTAAGAGTGATATGCACATAGGAACGGGTAATGGTTCAATAGATCACGGAGCACTTGCGAGACAATGATAGAAAATTAAAGGGAAATGGGAAAGGGCAAGTTACAATTGTTATTAATGGCCTAAAAAAGGCGGAAAAGAGGAAGAAATGGCAAGAAATTATTCGACACAAATAGAAGCGGCGAGAATGGGAATAGTTACACCAGAGCTTGAAACTGTTGCGGCAAAAGAAAATCGTTCGGTAGATGAGCTGCTACCGCTGCTTGCAGAGGGAAAGATGGTTATCCCGGCAAATATACATCACACATCAATCGACCCAAACGGTGTTGGAGGAATGCTCAAGACAAAGGTGAACGTAAACCTCGGTATAAGCAGAGACTGCAAGGACTACGATATCGAGATGAAGAAGGTAATGAGAGCAGTTGAACTAGGTGCGGAATCAATCATGGATCTATCGAGCCATGGAGATACGCAGCCGTTTAGAAGAAAGCTATGTACCGAATGCCCTGCGATGATCGGAACAGTTCCGGTATACGATTCTGTAATCCATTATCAGAGAGATTTAAATACTCTTACTGCACAGGATTTTCTAGATGTCATCAGAATGCATGCTGAAGACGGAGTGGATTTCGTAACGCTGCACTGCGGGATAACGCGCAAGACGATTGAGCAGATTAAGAACGGTACTCGCGAGATGAATATAGTCAGCAGAGGAGGAAGTCTTGTATTTGCATGGATGACTATGACAGGTGAGGAAAATCCGTTCTATGAATACTTTGATGAGATTGTCGAGATTTGCCGTGAGCACGATGTAACGATAAGCCTTGGCGATGCATGTAGACCGGGATGCCTAGCAGATGCAACGGATAACTGTCAGATTGAGGAATTGATTAGACTCGGTGAGCTAACAGATAGAGCGTGGGCTAGAGACGTACAGGTTATGATAGAGGGGCCAGGACATGTGCCAATGGATCAGATTGAGGCAAACATGAAGATTCAGGAAACCCTGTGCAAGGGTGCGCCGTTTTATGTGCTCGGACCTCTCGTTACAGATATTGCGCCAGGATATGACCACATAACAGCTGCCATAGGTGGTGCTATTGCTGCTTGGTCAGGTGCTGCGTTCCTATGTTATGTTACACCAGCAGAACATCTCGCTCTACCAAATGTAGATGACGTTCACGACGGCATTATCGCCAGCAAAATAGCTGCACATGCAGCGGATATTGCTAAGGGTATTCCGGGAGCCCGTGACCAGGATGACAGAATGGCGAAGGCGAGGAGAGAACTCGACTGGGATGCACAGTGGCTAGAGGCACTTGATCCTGAGACGGCAAAAGAAATAAGAAAATCAAGAATGCCAGAGGAAGACCACTCCGATACTTGTAGCATGTGCGGAAAATTCTGTGCGGTTAGAAGTATGAATAAAGCACTTTCAGGTGAGGTAATAGACATTCTATAAAGACCAAGCTTTATATATATTACATCCTAAATAGTCATAAATATAAAAAGAAGTGAGCTTAAATGCTCACTTCTTTTATTCCGCTTGGTTTTATGTCTCCAAGTATCAGAGCTTATACAATACCCTGCATCATCATTGCTTCTGCAACTCTCTCGAATCCAGCGATGTTAGCACCAGCTACAAGGTTCTCACCGAGGTTGTACTTAGCACAAGCTTCCTCTGTGATCTTGAAGATGTGAACCATGATATTCTCTAGCTCAGCGTATACTCTCTCTTTGTTCCAGATGAGGTGTTCAGCGTTCTGTGCCATCTCGAGGCAAGAGCAAGCAACTCCACCAGCGTTAGCAGCCTTGGCAGGAGCAACTACGCAGCCGTTGTCCATGAGGTACTGAACAGCCTCGTTTGTTGTAGGCATGTTAGCTCCCTCGATGAGGTATCTAGCTCCGTTAGCAACCATTTCCTTAGCCCAGTCAAGAGTGATATCATTCTGCATTGCGCAAGGTAGGTAAAGGTCAGCCTTAACTTCCCAAGGTCTCTTTCCAGGGATGAACTTGGCGTTAGGGAACTTCTCTACATAAGGTGCGCAAACATTCTTGCCAGAATTACGTAGCTCAAGAAGAGTATCAATCTTCTCTGGAGTTGTGATGCCTTCCTCGTCGAGGATGTATCCGTCTGGTCCGGAAATTGTGATAGGCTTTGCACCTAGCTCAACTAACTTAGTGATTGTTCCCCAAGATACGTTACCGAATCCAGAAACAACTGCAGTCTTTCCTTCTAAAGAATCACCGAAGTGGTTGAGGACCTCTCTAGCGAAGAATACGATACCGAAACCAGTAGCCTCTGTTCTTCCGTTTAGTCCACCGTTTGTAGTTCCCTTACCAGTCCATGTTCCATCGTACTGGTTAGTCATTCTCTTGTACTGACCCATCATGTAACCAATCTCTCTGCCGCCTACACCCATGTCGCCAGCAGGTACGTCAGTGTTAGGGCCGATGTGCTTGTAAAGCTCTGTTACGAAGCTCTGGCAGAATCTCATAACTTCTGCATCCGACTTTCCTGCTGGATCGAAGTCAGAACCACCCTTACCACCTCCGATTGGAAGTCCTGTTAGGGAATTCTTGAAGATCTGCTCAAATCCGAGGAACTTAAGGATTCCCGGGTAAACGTTAGCCTGGAATCTTATACCACCCTTGTATGGTCCTAGAGCGCTGTTGAACTGCACTCTGTATCCTCTGTTAACCTGAACTTCACCATTATCATCAACCCAAGGAACTCTGAACGAAATCATTCTTTCAGGCTCGATAAGTCTCTTTACAAGACCGGCTTTCTCGTACTCAGGATGAGTTTCGAGAACTGGCTCGATTGATAGTAGAACTTCTTCTACAGTCTGAAGGAACTCAGGCTCGTTTGGATAGTTCTTCTTAGCGATGTCGATGTACTTTTGTGAAATATTAGCCATTTTAAACTCCTTACAAAAAATACAATACAATAATGTATAAATTCTGGTGTCTCTACACCATATAGTTGAATTTTAGCACTCTGATAATACGCTGTCAACGTGTATACAATATGTAAAAATACTCTATCAATAAAGTTGGAACGACGATTATTCAATAGTTTGACAGATTTTTAATATTAGATTAATGCGAGTCACTATGATAAAATTAAATGTAATTGTTTTATAGAAGAAAGTTGAGAGAAATGGATCTGAGCAGACTTAACAAAGAGCAACAAGAAGCGGTAAAGCATACGGAAGGTCCGCTGCTGATTTTAGCTAGTGCTGGCAGCGGGAAGACCACTATGATGACACACCGCATAGCGTATATGCTAGAAATGGGTGTGAGTCCTTATAATATCTTGGCTGTTACATTTACTAATAAAGCTGCTGGGGAGATGAAGGATAGGATTGAGTCATTAACTGGGGCTACTCGAGGCATGTGGGTGATGACCTTTCACGCCATGTGTGTTCGTATACTCAGAAATCATGGAGAAGTTCTAGGATTTAGGAATGGATTTTCAATATACGATGAGTCAGATAAGAAGGCGCTACTCAAAAGAATCGTCAAAGACCTCAACATCGATGAGAAAATCTACCCAGTTTCTTACCTTGGGAGCGTGATAAGCTCTTGCAAGGAGGCTGAGGAAGATCCTGATGATTATATAGAGAATAACTCTATGAATTTCAAAGCCGAGACAGTCGCAAAGGTCTATTCCAGATACATGGAAGATCTGCAGCAGAATAACGCAATGGATTTTGATGATTTACTCTGGAACGCTGTTAAGGTATTTGAGACGAGCAACGAGGTGCTTTCGTATTACCAAGAAAGATTTAAATATATAATGGTAGATGAGTATCAGGATACCAATTATCTGCAGTATAAGCTGGTACATGCTTTGGCGGAGAAGAGCCACAATTTATGTGTGGTCGGCGATGACGACCAATGCATATATCAATGGAGAGGTGCAGATATTAGGAATATTCTTGATTTCGAGAAGGATTTTCCTGAAACCAAGGTTATCAAGCTAGAGCAGAACTACAGATCCGATGCCAATATTTTAGGTTTAGCCAATTCTGTTATTGCAAACAATAGAAACCGCAAGGCGAAGGCACTTTGGACAGAGAGAAATGAAGGTAGCAAGATAACATACCGCAGACTCGAGGATGAACAGAGAGAGGCTTGGTATGTAGGCGGAGAAATTCAGCGTTTGCATGACGAAGAGGGGGTTCCGTTTAACGATATGGCCATCTTGTATCGCAAAAATGCGCAGTCAAGGCCTTTTGAAGAAAAATTTTCATTTAGAGGAATCCCGTACAGAGTGTTAGGTGGCACGAGATTTTATGACCGCAAGGAAATCAAAGATGTGATGGCATATATGCACCTCGTTGAGAATCCCAGCGATGATGTTGCGATGGCGAGGATAATCAACGAGCCTAAGAGGGGACTTGGACCGAAGAGTCTCGGTGGAATAGTGTCATATGCGAAGGCATATAAGCTCAGCATATTTGAAGCGCTTAAGGAGCAGGAAGTTCTCAGTTCACTGTCAAAGAAATCGAGAGCGGCTGTAGAAGATTTAGTCACGATGCTCGATGAGCTTGGAGTTGAACAGGACAATATGGAGCTTTCAGATATTTATGACAATCTCATCAGACGCTCGGGTTATCTGACAGCGCTTGAAGCAGAAAATACAGTCGAAGCAGATGCGAGAATTGAGAATATCCTGGAGCTTCGCTCAGTAATCGCAGAATTCGAGGAGAAAGCAGTAGGCTCAGTGCTTACGGAGGAAGAAGACGAGTTCAGAGAGGAGAGGGATAGACTTAGAGAAGATGGATTTGATGTAAAAGAACCCACCTTGCTCCAGTCGTTCCTCGAGAGAATCGCACTTCTATCGGATATAGATAACAGGGATGAGAGCGAAGATGCGGTGGTGATGATGACGCTGCATAGCTCAAAGGGTCTGGAATTCCCCGTGGTATTTATGCCAGGAATGGAAAACGGATTATTTCCTGGCTCAGCGTCTATGGATGATCCTAGTAAGATGGAGGAGGAGCGCAGGCTCTGCTACGTTGGAATTACAAGAGCTATGAGGAAGCTGTACCTGACAGGCGCGCAGACTAGGATGCTATACGGTAGAACGGACTTCACGATTGAATCAGAATTCATGCGAGAGATGGATACGGATTTGCTCGATGGTGACCAGACTGTAGCTGAGAGATCTGCTATGGCAGGCGGACTGCATGGAGATGGAGGAATACTCGGCGCGAGAGAATTTAAGGGTAGATATGAAGGCAGTGCTGATGGTTATGATGCCAGCTTCTCGAGACCATTTGATGCGCTGAAATTCGCTAAGAAACAGGCGTCCAAGGGAATAAGCAACGAAGGCTTTGAGGAGGGAGACAGGATTCGTCATCCGAAGTTTGGCGAAGGTCTGCTCATAGACCAGGATGCCAAGACGCTGACTATTGCCTTTGACTCTGTTGGGATTAAAAAGCTTGGCAAGGGCTTCGTCAAGCTGACTAAAGTCAAGTAGTGACTATAGAAGTAAAGGCATTTGCAGGAAAGAACTCGCTAGCAGTAAGAGAATAAAATAGGGGACATTATGAATCTTGATGACAAGAAGAAAAGAATAGAGGAGTTAATAGAAACTCTCAACGGGGCTTCGGCGGCATACTATGACGAGGCCAGTGAAATCATGAGCAATTATGAATACGATGCACTATATGATGAGCTCGAATCACTTGAGAAGGAGACAGGATATACTCCCCTGAATAGTCCGACTAAGAATGTCGGTTACACAGTTCAGTCGGAGTTACCTAAGGAGAAGCACCGAAGCCGTATGCTGAGCCTTGATAAGACTAAGAGCCGAGAAGAGCTCGC includes:
- the gdhA gene encoding NADP-specific glutamate dehydrogenase; translation: MANISQKYIDIAKKNYPNEPEFLQTVEEVLLSIEPVLETHPEYEKAGLVKRLIEPERMISFRVPWVDDNGEVQVNRGYRVQFNSALGPYKGGIRFQANVYPGILKFLGFEQIFKNSLTGLPIGGGKGGSDFDPAGKSDAEVMRFCQSFVTELYKHIGPNTDVPAGDMGVGGREIGYMMGQYKRMTNQYDGTWTGKGTTNGGLNGRTEATGFGIVFFAREVLNHFGDSLEGKTAVVSGFGNVSWGTITKLVELGAKPITISGPDGYILDEEGITTPEKIDTLLELRNSGKNVCAPYVEKFPNAKFIPGKRPWEVKADLYLPCAMQNDITLDWAKEMVANGARYLIEGANMPTTNEAVQYLMDNGCVVAPAKAANAGGVACSCLEMAQNAEHLIWNKERVYAELENIMVHIFKITEEACAKYNLGENLVAGANIAGFERVAEAMMMQGIV
- the thiD gene encoding bifunctional hydroxymethylpyrimidine kinase/phosphomethylpyrimidine kinase; the encoded protein is MKIPTVLSIAGSDPSGGAGIQGDIKTIFAECCYGMAAITGLTAQNTKGVSAVMPVTADFLRKQIEEILRDIRPDAIKIGMIVTAAQVDIIANLIKRYSLENVIVDPVIAPTSGVEFASEEVMKSLIEKLFPLSTLVTPNLPEAKRIYEIIEYQKLQLKDDGQLQSQFKIQSQSQTQIHGKAVNLSASELACSIGRSCGCNVLIKGGHAEGCSATDYLWTASDENMIGCTAEFKGDRVETTSSHGTGCALSSSIAANMAKEHTLETAIDRGKEYVTAALKSDMHIGTGNGSIDHGALARQ
- a CDS encoding ATP-dependent helicase → MDLSRLNKEQQEAVKHTEGPLLILASAGSGKTTMMTHRIAYMLEMGVSPYNILAVTFTNKAAGEMKDRIESLTGATRGMWVMTFHAMCVRILRNHGEVLGFRNGFSIYDESDKKALLKRIVKDLNIDEKIYPVSYLGSVISSCKEAEEDPDDYIENNSMNFKAETVAKVYSRYMEDLQQNNAMDFDDLLWNAVKVFETSNEVLSYYQERFKYIMVDEYQDTNYLQYKLVHALAEKSHNLCVVGDDDQCIYQWRGADIRNILDFEKDFPETKVIKLEQNYRSDANILGLANSVIANNRNRKAKALWTERNEGSKITYRRLEDEQREAWYVGGEIQRLHDEEGVPFNDMAILYRKNAQSRPFEEKFSFRGIPYRVLGGTRFYDRKEIKDVMAYMHLVENPSDDVAMARIINEPKRGLGPKSLGGIVSYAKAYKLSIFEALKEQEVLSSLSKKSRAAVEDLVTMLDELGVEQDNMELSDIYDNLIRRSGYLTALEAENTVEADARIENILELRSVIAEFEEKAVGSVLTEEEDEFREERDRLREDGFDVKEPTLLQSFLERIALLSDIDNRDESEDAVVMMTLHSSKGLEFPVVFMPGMENGLFPGSASMDDPSKMEEERRLCYVGITRAMRKLYLTGAQTRMLYGRTDFTIESEFMREMDTDLLDGDQTVAERSAMAGGLHGDGGILGAREFKGRYEGSADGYDASFSRPFDALKFAKKQASKGISNEGFEEGDRIRHPKFGEGLLIDQDAKTLTIAFDSVGIKKLGKGFVKLTKVK
- the thiC gene encoding phosphomethylpyrimidine synthase ThiC, whose translation is MARNYSTQIEAARMGIVTPELETVAAKENRSVDELLPLLAEGKMVIPANIHHTSIDPNGVGGMLKTKVNVNLGISRDCKDYDIEMKKVMRAVELGAESIMDLSSHGDTQPFRRKLCTECPAMIGTVPVYDSVIHYQRDLNTLTAQDFLDVIRMHAEDGVDFVTLHCGITRKTIEQIKNGTREMNIVSRGGSLVFAWMTMTGEENPFYEYFDEIVEICREHDVTISLGDACRPGCLADATDNCQIEELIRLGELTDRAWARDVQVMIEGPGHVPMDQIEANMKIQETLCKGAPFYVLGPLVTDIAPGYDHITAAIGGAIAAWSGAAFLCYVTPAEHLALPNVDDVHDGIIASKIAAHAADIAKGIPGARDQDDRMAKARRELDWDAQWLEALDPETAKEIRKSRMPEEDHSDTCSMCGKFCAVRSMNKALSGEVIDIL